A stretch of DNA from Oreochromis aureus strain Israel breed Guangdong linkage group 10, ZZ_aureus, whole genome shotgun sequence:
ACCATCCAACCACAcctctgtctcccaccacctccTCCACTGAGGCGTTCTAGAGCCAGCTCAGAAATGAAATCTCTCCAGCTCCTCCCACTAGGACACGCCCACAACACCTGAGGTGCTCAGACGTCTGAGCCTGAATGTCCGAGCTTTCCCTGAGGTCCCAGGAGGACGGGACACGGTCATCCTGCACAAGATACAGCTACCCACCCTGGAGTCAGGCCTGGTGGGCTTCAGGAGCTTGATCCGAGTTGCCAGAATACGGAAGCTTCAACAGTTTTCCAGCTTTTCTGGAAAAAAGACACGTGTTTCATAAGAAAATGAGCAAGAAAAACCTCCTCTGAGCCAGCCGACTTATTTCAGTACATAAATGTCACATTTCACCTTCATCCTGTGAATACTTTCAGAGTAAAAGCCCTTAAAGTACACACGCCAATATGCCTgcatatatataattatatacatCTCATCATACATCGGTCAGGTCACAGCTGGAGCTGTCAGGTGACAGTGTGTGGTGGTGTATGAAGAACGTGACTCACTGATGTGTGTTACTCATCATTGAGCAGCTCGGTGGTTTCTTTGTCTCGTTTCAGAGAACCTGTCCACTAAATAAACCCAGGAGGTTGCAGAACACCGGCTCCACCTGCGCTGCTCGTTATTCTAAGAAGCTCATTTCTTCATCCAAACTTAAGTTGCGCCTTTGTTCTTTCTAAACTTTTGCCTGGTGGTGCAACTCGCTCAGCATTGAGACAGCGAGCGTTACAACACAGCGGCCACAGAATGTTGCAGAGGAAACTGAAACCTACGGTTGGCCGAACGGAGCAAATGATCCCGACGACGGGTCGTCTGAGGCCTCCCGAAGGCGCAGAGGTCGTGTCAAGGACGAACGATGAAGGACACCAAGTGTTTGGAGCTCAGCGCAGTTGATTTAAGTCTGTGTTTCCATCAAAGAAACGGGAAGACATTCAATTCTTTTCAAGTGTTTTGTGGCCAAAGAGGTGAAAATGAGGCAGAAAGATCTTACAGGACGGTGATGTTTTCAGATAAGTCATCAGTGCTGCGTTCACTTACATCAGGAATAATCAGTAAACTGACGTTCACTGCAAAGTAAAGGAGGAATTCTCAGTGTTCAAACACAGGACAAGCAGAACAGGAACAAGAAACACTTGTTTATGAGATTTTATAGAAAAcattcacaaaaataaaatgaaatattaattttgatcatttttgtcttgtgaagaaaaacaagtcaaagcacttgtagtttttctttctttaagctTTGGAGGCTCAGTAAGAATAATGCACATCACACTGCAGTTCCTCCGGCGGCCACTCGAGGCTCCAGCGGTGactgattttacagcagataCAGCCTGTTCCTCAAAGTTAGGGGGCGTGGCCTCTGTGACTAAGGCTGCTAGCAGGActccctgaactggacctctgcaGCGTGTTTGTGCTGCTGAGCCTTTTTAAAATTACCTGAGAAATCATATTTCATGCTGTGCGTTTATTCAGTGTCCTACTCAGCAGGTACCATGTCTGCTGTTAAACGCCCATGCAAGGGCTAGCTTGCTAACAGCAGGTAAACAGGTTAGCAGCCAAAATGCCGACGCTGAGGCCTCAAAACCTAGAAACCAGCGAGTGACATCACGAGGCTTCGTCCATCTTTGATCGAGGAAACGAAGCACAGAGCGGGACTGAAGCACCGACACTGTTGGGCAAAAGTGCGTTGGGCAAGCCTGCGTACCAAAACTTCACTTGTGGAGCAAACCTCTCTAACCGTGGTGTCCTCTCGTTTACAGGAAGTGTTTGATGTTACTGTTATGACACCACAGGAAAGCGAGGCCTGGACGCCGTGGCGTGTCACTCTCCTGGGGTGATGACAGATGCAGTTTGGCGCTGTAGTGTCGTTTCTGAGCCACGACGGAGGAAAAGACAGGCCCAAAAGACACCTTCACCCAACCAGCTGCAGGCTTGCCTGTCTGTTGCTGCTGAGGTGCACCAACTGTGATGTCACAACACCCTTACTTGAGGGCACACAGGACTTTCTGTGGTGTTTTTCTTGGGTAATCTAGGAAACTCTGAGCTGCGCTGACACAATCGCTCAGTCACGACTTCAGCATAGCCACATTCAGCGCTTCTTCCTTCAGTGACCTCAGAGGTCACCACGCTGGACCACCCACCTCCATAATCAGcctatcccagcatcctcctctggaCGACAACCAGGGAGCTCTGAGGtctccctcttctcctcctttGTCCAGACCACGTTGGCCCCACCTCTCCAACCTGAGCCGTCCCTCTGACGacctcatttctaatcctgtccatcccGGTTGCACGGCAACACAATAGTCTGTCAGAGCATGGCGAGCAGAATGTACAGTGAAGCCCAgagcacacaaacaaactgagTGAAACGATCACCTGAAAACTCGACTGTACTGTGGGAGtttatggggactgactcactgccgCCTCATGTGGCCACTACAGGAACAGCAGGTTTCGGTACTTTGTTTCAGCCTAAATTGTAAATGCAGCGAGCAGCGCCTCTGCGCATCTAACCCGCTGTTTCCACACGAGTATCCATGACAACAGGACAGAACATCAAAGGCAGAAAATCAGACATTTAATTTCATGTTTTGAGCGAAGCTACAGTAACACAAAGGAAATGTTCATGAAGAGGTAGACTGAGACATCTTCAGCGTCAGCGGCAGCTGGACGCACTTTCAGCACTCGAGAGTTCGATCTGCAGAAATGTCCTTCAGCCCGCCGTGGGCTCCAGTTAAGGCTCCGCCCTCATCGGCGTCTTTGGTACGGCTTCTTGGTTCGCTGCTGTTTCTTGAAGTCGATAAGGCAGTCGGCGGCTTCTGAGATGGGTGTGAAGGACCTGATGGGAGAGTTACTGACCCTGAATGCtgacacctcctcctcctcgtcatcATCATCCCGCAGATCGATTACATCACTGAAAGAATGAAGACAGAAGATTTCAGGCGTCTAAAACTTGAACAAACAGGGTGTAGCAGGAAGATTTCAGGTGTTTTTAAAGCTGGAATTCAAACCCGGAGCTGTTTTAAAGGCGCCTTACCCGGGCAGGACTTTGGATCCAGACGGGCCAGCATctgcagaaacacagtgagGCAGGAAGACGTGACTTTATTCAGGGGTGACGTCTAAACCGTGAACCATCACATCAGCATGACAACAGCTTTCCCCGTTTCCCGACCGTGTGTCCCTGACTTTTTGAAACGGGAACATTGATAACAGAAGAACAAAACCTGGAGCTTCATCTATAATCAGTCACATCTGGGTCTTAATAATCATCATAACAAAAGACTTTATGCCAGAACTTTCAAAGTCTCCACTCATTAACTTTATGTCAGGGTTCAAATCTGTGAGAAATTTCTTCACGGTGAACCTTCGGGGGGCCAGACTTTTGATTTAGGAGGATGCCTGTGAAACATGAGGGCTGTAAGTGAGTCCTGCTGCTGAAACGTGAAGAGCAGCTCATCACTGCTCAGTGAAGCATGGCTCAGTTTGGCGAATACatttaagaaacagattataatTTGACTCCGTCGCAGTCTGAAGCCCGAGCGCTGAGCGTTTAGCTTTGGACACGTTTATCGTGGACATCTGAGACTCGCTCCTCGTGTTTTCCTCCCTTTAAGCTTGTTAGACTAAACTGCAACAAGGCCAAGGCCGGCGCGGGCCTCGCCTcggaaaaacaaattaaagtgagaacagaaacaaaagacAGTCTGACAGCGAGACGCTCCGCTCTGCACGAAGGTCACAGCGAGCCGTCGCTGCAGATGTTTAACGGTGACTCGGACTTTTGGGTTTTCATCGAGCTCCTGTGATCTGCAGAGAGCAGTCGGGGCTCCGACCTGTGgcattttgtttttcccccaTCAGGAGTCCACAGGTGGAGGCTTTCATTTTTGAGCATCCTCCTTTTACCTGTTCCTGTTCTGTAAGAAAAccaattaaaatcaataaattatatatttttttacatttcactcatgtgacctttgacctgctgaCAGTGCTTTGATAAAGAAAAACGAggaagcaaaaacagaaaaacagacgtGAGCGGCGGTCGCCCTCTGGTGGTCAGAGTGAGGAACTGCAGCTGGCTCAACCCGACCCCTCTGCTGGAAGCTTTGAGCTCACAGGAACGTCTCATCAGTGTTTACtctattttactttttccctgtttctattattagtgtttttattgtgtgtctAAGTTGGAGAAAAGCAGAGAAGGCTGATTTGAAAAGACAATAAATTAAACCACCTACATaaactaataataacaataatgataatactcATATATTTAATGATACAACAGTCTTTTCTTTGTCTGCTGTCAGATCGTTTCCACTCGTTTACAATCGGCTCCACTCTCTCTCCCACTCTTCCTGCTTCTCTTTCTGAATCTTCAAACTGTGAACGCTCGCGCAGAGCCTCGAGATCTCTGACATCACATCAGCAGCATCACACGATAAATCGATAAATGAGAAGATTTCTTCATCACTGCtcagatttattttaaaaaacaaagctttACTTCACGTCTTGAACAGTAAATTCAGCGACGTTCCTGGAGGCTGCATTATTGGGGGCGTGGCTGTAAAAACATGGCTGCCTCAGACCGTCCAATGACTCTGTGCTACAGACTTGAGCTGTGtccgaaaacgtcggctgcatccttcggatgCCCGGCCtccgcggtctacgtgggccgggtccttcgaagaccgagaaggccgtaagtgcgaggctgtgaaatgggacattCTAGCCTttagatttgcgtcaccgctgtgtcggtgaagtttaataaacacggccgtctgctccttgctatctaaaatataacaggacactggcgtaaattctcaaccgtctcacacttctgtttaatcagttttctgtttgacgtttattcagctgtgtgaaaaccaaggaggaaccctcccgacggattaataaagttttatttaatctaataatctaataactttgatctcagccaaaccgatttactctggaacaaataaaacaccgaaaaaagccaaacaattacattcttaagtcggctgcatttgaaggagtcaacgaattgggacagccttcgtcgcctggctgtgacgtaatcggccttgaAATGtggcctccgaaggatgcagccgacgttttgggacacagctatagTGAGTTCAAATTTGTTATTCAGCACCTATTAGCAGGTATCTGTGATACAACCATGCAGTCAGTCATACAGCATGCTAACAaagctagctagcattagctgatagcTTAGCACTTCACCCTCTCATCTGAATCTGGCAACTTCTGCCTTCAGGAAAAAAACCCTcccgaaaaaaacaacaacaacaaacgaCAAACCACCTCCATGGGggttacatccatcttttatatacagtctgtgcttGATTTTTATCATTCagatttttgtgtttcagaggaagaaaaacaaacagcaacaacgATGACGTACCTGAGTCTCTGCTCTCCGTCTGATCCAGAGCCAGCAGCAGGTTTCCCCTCTGCAAgatcagaaaaacaacaacttttaaacatctttaagtttctttacttaacttttacttttttaacaCCAACGATCTGCACTTTGAATGAAACTCTTCAGCTTTCCATGCagcttctcttcttctcctacTTTATCTGATGTTGTTACGTCACCTGAGCTACGACGTCCCTGTCTGTTGTCTCCTGCTCCGTCTGCTCTGCTTTTAaccaacaaacaataaaaactaagtttaggaacaaaaaaacaaaagcctgCTGTAATTTAGGATCAACAGGTgtctgatttcaaaataaaagcttgctGCTGTTACACATTTTCCTTGACGTTTCTCCTGGAGAAATGTCACATCCTGCTTCCTGTCAGACCGTCACCTGTGGATCTACACCACCAAAACCATCTGGCAAAGGAgtgtgtcaaacataaggcccagggtCTAGAGCGGGGCCGCCAGAGGGTCCAATTGGTCctgtattttcatgtttttcagctTTTACTACTGATAAAGACCTACCTGCTCACCAGTCACACTACAACAAAGTAGTATGTTTGGTTTTCCACGACtactatagaaataaaaacaaaacaaaacaaaaaaacccaaaacaaaaccaagaaaACAAGTTTCACTGACAAGAGCGGCTCAAATGTCCCTGCTCTCTTTCTTTGTAAACAGATTTGAGTGGAGGAGTTTACACAGTGAAAAAAAGGCTCATCACAGTTTGTTGGAGACTAAACTGGAAGACTGTCTAAGCTAAAAGCAGACAGGTGTGTGCTTTCAGAGCGTCGCTGGCTTACAGCTGCAGTCTTGGATCCGTGGCGCTGGATGCAGAGCTCGGTGTGTCGGCTGTACTCCTTCAGAGGCACGGCTCTCTGACAGATGTAGCACTTCTCCTGGTTCCTGTTGGATTAATTTAGAAGAAAGCAGCGAGTCAGAAAACACCGAGCTCTCGCAGCTAACGGAGACACCACAGACACACCTACCTGCCAACGTCAGCGCCGTCGTTTGTGTCTTCGTTGCTCACTCTGCATGCTCTCTTCCTCCGCGGCGTCACTAAAGAGGAGAAAGAAACTCAAAAATGCCACATCTGACTCTCACTGGTGTCTCATGTTGTAATACCCAGTTTGGCCTGAGGGTGGCAGCGTTGTGTCACTGTTATGTTTAAAATTGAAAAAAGCGTCCGACTAGCTTCAAAGTGCAGGTTTGGAATAAAAAAATCTTGAGAAAACTGATTTTCTACCTTTGAATCACTCCGCCCACGCTCGCCACGCCCGAGTTTGACAGAACCTGAATTAAGATTTCATTCAAAACCTGAAGCACTGTATTCTTTATATTTGGCTGACGCAGCACCGATGAAGCATCATTTAAAACCATCACACAGGACAAGGTGAAGGATTGAGAAGCCGACAGTGGACGCTTGTGTTTGATGGATTTTGCTCTCAGTGCGCCCTGATAACAATAAAAATCCTTACAAACAGGACTTTGTAAACCTGCCTGTGTCTCTGTCCTCTCGTCTACACTCGGAGGTTTTCCAGCTTGTGAAACCAGAAGATTTCACAATGCCGCCCAGCTGAGGGCACTCGCTGAGGCTCGGCTTCCAGCAGAGCCGCGATCGGCTCGGATATACGAGACGCAGCACAGAGGAAAGTTTTTGCTTCTGAATACGTCTGAAAGATTTCCACGATGAcgacaaaccaaaacaaacgtCCCGATAATGGAAGCTCGGGTTTATGATGGCAGTTTGTTGAACAGCAGTAGAACTTTACTTCACTCCaatttaaatacattattatataaaagcttctttattttaaatatctggTTATTCTGtgctttatttgtttgtattcACTGAGGAGCTCCTTTATTCCTCTGCtgagttctttttcttttttcctattatAGAATTTTACTGAGTTACTCTGCGGCTGCTGTATACGAAATAAATCATCCTCTGTACATCtacagtgtatgtgtgtggcaGTTAAAGCATCTTTCCGATCTATGAACCTTCAGCAGTGTTTTATCATTTTGTTCTTTgatgtctttgttgtttttctctcttcttctgtgttttctttcatcTCAGATCTCTCTGAGCTGTTCTTGTTTCTCCTTTTTCGAGCCGCTCGCTGTGTTTGAATGATTAAAGTTCCTGATGAACACTCTgcggcttttttaaaaataaagtttcacCTTGTATGCAGTCGACCGCGGGCCTCCTCTCCTCCACGACCGCCACCTCGCCATCGCAGTACGCGGCGTGCATCTCGATCCTGCTTGCAGGGAAGGATGCCTGGCAGAGTGGGCAGTCGACGGCGGTCTCGGGGCTGCGGGGGACGACGGCCGGCTCCGGCCCGGGCGACGCCGCTTGGTCCTTTATCTCCTCCACATCTGGATCCCCTCCGTCCTCCTGCACCTCCTCCCTGCTCGCAGGCTGACTGGCGCCGCTCTTGCTGCCGCCGACGGGGACATCCGCCTCCATCTTTTCACCTGTTGGAGCTGAGGATAAatgacagcttcagcttcttAAACACGCAGCATGGAGGGTGAAAATGAAGCTTTTCTGTCTGATTACCGTCGGCCTCCACCTCCGACTCGCTCCTGGCCGCAGGATCAGCGTGAAGGATCATCTGTATCTCCGGACTTTTAGCTGCAGGCTGCGGACAAACcgtgtttttgtttaatttcagCACTTTAACACATTATTTACTGACTGCTGccagttttaaaaaacacaagccCTCCCAGCACCGCCACCTGCTGCTTGTACAGTTCAGAGTCTCGTGCCTCTGAGgaagagaacatgcaaactcacaGAGGTGGTGCTGACCCGTGGACTTCAACCCAGAACCTCCACAATGTGAGGCatcagtgctaaccactgcagcACCGTGCTGCCCTGAAAGCTCTGCCCTAAGGCATCAGGACCAGTTCCTGTCAGAGTCGGCCAATCAGCTTTAACGCAGTTAAATCAGAAAACATGAGTTCAGATATAAAGGACGAACACACACACGGTGACGTTCATGAATGAAATCGTCACTGTGACGGTGCTGCAGGTATCGTCTCTAACACCATCCATTTACTAGCAGACAACCTCCacactcttattttgaaagtctagTTGCTGGTGGGACCTACTGTTAACCTCCTGACTTCCTGTCTGGGAGTTTCTCCCGCACACCTGAGCAGACTCACCTGAGCTTCTGCATCACACACCAGGGTCAGGTCCTGACTGCTGTCGCCGCTCAGCTGCGTCTCTGAGGTCACATGAAGAATAACTTTATTGGAAAACAGTGATAATGACAGCTTCAAtaacagcacacaaacacatcacagCATCAGTGTTCACTCCTCACTGCATTCAGAGCTTTCTTCTATTTAAATAAACTCATAAAATTCAGAAAGTCTGAAGAAAACGTTAAACTCAGGCTCAGGCGTGAGGACAGGTGAGACAAAATCCTTACCTGGACAAACCTCACAGTCCTCAGCGTCCATCGCTTCTTTGtctccctcctccttctcttcctcctctttgttttcagtcttcgtttgctcctcttcatcctccccctcctccGCTGTCGGAGTATCAGCAGCTTCATCCTGAGTTTTGCTCCTCAGCCTGAGACCTCGTCTGAAAGCCAGTTTGAACAAATCGAACGTTCCTCGTCAGATCAGACGGAAATCTCCTTTAACCTCCAAACACAAAGCAGACGGCGCTTCACGGGCGAGAGCAGAGTTTTACCTGCGAGCAGCGTGACGCTGAGGCGATCCAGTGGGCGACTCGTGCGATGGCGATTTCTAAAAACATCACACGTGTTCAAATATCCGGAACAGAAGCAAACAAACGTAATCTTCAGAGACATTTTCGTACCTCCGTTTGCGGCAGGACGGCCTCGCCCCACTCCGCCTTCCTCAGCAGACGCCGCTGAGCCCGTTTCAGAGTCTTCTCATAAACCTCCATCTGAGCCACGATCACCTGAGCGGCGACAGGAAGCACGAGTGACAACACGCTTATGATACTCGGGTCAACATTTAACTCTCCGTCACACACGCATCACGTTACTGATTTCACAGTGACTCagatttgaatttattttgaggtttttaagagtttaaaaacaaagaaatttatttgacacaataaaataaatttaacacttcattaacttaaaaaaaaatttaaaatccttcttcaTCTTAAACCGGGGCTTCTGCAGCCCCTCGGTTCACCCTCTGTCTCTGCCTTTTATGActttgttctgattggctgtcccttGTAAACAGCACATGACTGACAACAggcaccccccccacccccacccccgcgCTAACCTAAAGTCTTGATTTCTGTCACATCTAACACCAAAACTACATTTAATTACTGAAAGAGTCACTAATTATTTTTGCAGAATTTCATGCATGAAGtaaaacaaagcagcaaagcCTCGTCCTGATGTCAGTTATAACAGTTTAGGGGTTTGTGCTGTAAACGAGTTCGTTATAAATGATCGTAATCTGTAACGTGACCACCTGCGTGTACGTGTCCGGGTCGAGGCCTCGCGGGCAGAAGGGAACGCCCCAGTAGTAGTGAACCGTGGTGGAGTCCGCGGACTCTCCAGAGCCGACAGAGGAGAGCATCCTGCTGCGATCAGGCTGCGGCTCCTCTGTGCCGGACTTGGAAGAAGTTTCAGGTAAAGTTTGTTTGCTGGAGCTGCTCTGAGGATGCAGGCTggaaacagacagagagagaagatgGAAACTGGTTCGCATGATTCATTCTGCAGCAGGACTTCATTgtcttgtctgtgtgtgcacaaaTGTTACAGGATACAGTCAGATTCAAGTAAACCCACAGGCCCGTGTTTACTGCCTGTATTCAGACTACGCCTCCTTTGTTTCTAAGGAAACACTTCCATACGTCCGTCTGTTCAAGCTTCCTAGCAAAGCTTCCCAGTCCCTCCGGGGGGGATCTCAGAGTATTTCCTGGCCATGAAAGATTTATAATATCGCCCAGCTGGGTCTGCCTGGATAACCTCCACAGGGAGGAGACGCTAGGACCAGCatgaaccacctcagctgacTGAGCTTGAAGAAAAGGAGGCGCTCTCAAAGAGGAGAGTGGATGCAATGTGGGCTGTGAGACAGGTGAATGTTATTTCAgggctgaaaaaaagaaacaggtgaACCTCCAGCTCCCCTCATCTTTTACTCACCAGAGTCTCGTGAGCCTGACAGCTGACACGTGAGGTTTCGTACCTGCAGTTTGATCCGGTCGCCCCTGAAGAAGCAGCCATGTGGCTCAGGGAGGCCGCTGGGCTCTCTGCCTGATGAACTGACGTCTCCTCTGGGAAGACGGGGCTGGGAGAGCCGGTCggctgcaggaaaaacaaaaaagcaaaaaaagacatttttaagatGACAGAGATGAAGACCTCGCCCGTcttcatctgcagtctgtgtggACGAGCTGAGCTGTGTTCTTGTAGTAAAATGATTAACTTTATACCGTGACGTCCTCGTCCCCGTCAGACCAGACTAGCGTCATATTGCTGGTCAGCTGACTCTCGGCCGGGTTCGGGGCTTTGGCCCGTCCGCTCAGCTCGTCTGTAAATCCAGAATAAAAACACCGtcaataaaaacagacacagtccacagaaagcagagcgagtgacCTTCGTACCTGACTCGGACGCTTTAAGCCTGTCCGCTCGACTCTGACCGTCCTGCAATGAAAAGCAGCGAAAATAGAGAAACAACTCTGAAAAGTCACCTAAACATCAAAAAACTGAGTGCCCAGCGCAGATCGGTGAGCCACACGATCGAGCGTCTCATCGTGACGCTTTCAGAGAATCCACGTAAATATATCGAGCGTTCGGCTTTCTGAGGGAAAGCGTGGTCTGATCCTGCACGCAGCACTGCGACCTCTGAGCTCACCTTCCTGTTGGCTGGAGGACTCTCGcacctctgctgctgcagtTCGAACACGGGGCTCTCGGAGTGGGCGTGGCTCGGCTCGGTCTGTCCTCTGTAGGGACTTTGTGGGAATGCTAACCGTTCTGAGGGAGGAATGCCGGGGCTTTGTGGGAACACGGGGGACGCGGGCCTCACGGAGGGGGTTAAACTGTCCTGAGAAGAAAACGAGAATCCTGAGTTTTCCCCGTCTTGGCCGTGCACGGCATCTCGGGGTCTGCGGGCGCTCGGCGACCTCTCGTGCTGAGCGTTCCTGCCAAACACGGGGCTTTTAACGCACTCGGGGCTCGGCTCAATCTCGTCGCTGTCGTCGGGATCGGCGCTGGACAGGGCGGGGCTTTTGGGACGTGAGGCGAGGTCACTTTCAGGGAACGTCGGGCTCTTGGGACGAGGGGACTTTTGGGTGGCGTTCGAACCATTCTGAGAGCACAACACGAACCCGGAGCTCCTGCAGGTGTCGAGCAGGTCCTGGCTCAGCCGGCCGATGCGGACCTCCGCCCGGCAGCCCGTCAGTGGGAAGACGGGAGACCGACGCAGCTGAGAGTCCTCAATCTGCGTGGAGTCGGAGCTCTGGGAGGAAACAAAGAGACGAACctttaaatcacttttctgATGCACGTTTTCCAGACGGATTGCAAACGACGACAACGAACCTGCGGAGAGTCGGGGAGAGCCGGCAGAGACTCGGAGCTGCAGGGAGACGCCTGAGAGTAGACCTTCTGAGTCTGCGACAAGTTTGGCATCTCCGGCAGAGGACTCCCCGCTTTCCTTTTCCTCTTTAAATTCCTGTTATCACCGTCTCCAGATCCTGCTGGAACACAGAACCAGtgcctttcatttttatttcctggTGTGAAGTCTGACATCAGAGGGACGCTGGTGTTACCTTGCAGGCAGTCGTCCTCTGAGGCTCCCCGATCGACGGCGAGCGTTGTCTTCCCATTCGAGTATGCAAGTTTGCGG
This window harbors:
- the uimc1 gene encoding uncharacterized protein uimc1 isoform X4: MRGGRRRGGGDPPSSGEAVTQEQSKMALRKQKLIDVASESQQEEDSQEDEAADEQDELSTSLLATSTAREKRQRERESKSKPKEMSEEEMMDLALRLSEQEASATALRRQQEEEEAMMKAIKESMVGQTQACRTPKSPSQPADVSLRLCSRRKLAYSNGKTTLAVDRGASEDDCLQAGSGDGDNRNLKRKRKAGSPLPEMPNLSQTQKVYSQASPCSSESLPALPDSPQSSDSTQIEDSQLRRSPVFPLTGCRAEVRIGRLSQDLLDTCRSSGFVLCSQNGSNATQKSPRPKSPTFPESDLASRPKSPALSSADPDDSDEIEPSPECVKSPVFGRNAQHERSPSARRPRDAVHGQDGENSGFSFSSQDSLTPSVRPASPVFPQSPGIPPSERLAFPQSPYRGQTEPSHAHSESPVFELQQQRCESPPANRKDGQSRADRLKASESDELSGRAKAPNPAESQLTSNMTLVWSDGDEDVTPTGSPSPVFPEETSVHQAESPAASLSHMAASSGATGSNCSLHPQSSSSKQTLPETSSKSGTEEPQPDRSRMLSSVGSGESADSTTVHYYWGVPFCPRGLDPDTYTQVIVAQMEVYEKTLKRAQRRLLRKAEWGEAVLPQTEKSPSHESPTGSPQRHAARRRGLRLRSKTQDEAADTPTAEEGEDEEEQTKTENKEEEEKEEGDKEAMDAEDCEVCPETQLSGDSSQDLTLVCDAEAQPAAKSPEIQMILHADPAARSESEVEADAPTGEKMEADVPVGGSKSGASQPASREEVQEDGGDPDVEEIKDQAASPGPEPAVVPRSPETAVDCPLCQASFPASRIEMHAAYCDGEVAVVEERRPAVDCIQVTPRRKRACRVSNEDTNDGADVGRNQEKCYICQRAVPLKEYSRHTELCIQRHGSKTAARGNLLLALDQTESRDSDAGPSGSKVLPGDVIDLRDDDDEEEEVSAFRVSNSPIRSFTPISEAADCLIDFKKQQRTKKPYQRRR